Proteins from a genomic interval of Zerene cesonia ecotype Mississippi unplaced genomic scaffold, Zerene_cesonia_1.1 Zces_u001, whole genome shotgun sequence:
- the LOC119838092 gene encoding uncharacterized protein LOC119838092: protein MDNNQETKKCFCARCFLPIDAEDRVDIENQNFHRICSMCCICRTIPTTLKMFYGHVFCNECFKTHVLTRFKGENPRIHSNSWWMQWAPGVKPQDQENKESVDSKTSESPMEEPGKRCICARCLQPVAEDRISIGDQSFHSHCARCYFCRSIPKSNLKIYYGQVFCEDCFHRHVMSRNRDNPSEFFKNCFEQWQNNPQFAENMREFMCGNREQSPLVFMMQDQHPPFCRCGTGPQEWFQPSEPKKSQRSIAGDSTWDLSFENRTEVSDVPESIDDLANPENCSVTAAEKIEKLTKYLHERQEIEDKIEKKWKNFELDNVSILSKDSFKYWRDIQETKVKRNELECPKCLWQCGPIYVSTEYLQKKQIICEE from the exons ATGGATAATAATCAGGAAACAAAGAAATGTTTCTGTGCGCGATGTTTCTTGCCCATTGATGCTGAAGATAGAGTTGATATAGAAAATCAAAATTTCCATAGGATATGCAGCATGTGTT gtatATGCCGAACGATACCGACTActctgaaaatgttttatggtCACGTGTTTTGTAACGAATGTTTCAAAACACACGTGTTGACAAGGTTTAAGGGGGAGAACCCACGGATCCATTCCAACAGTTGGTGGATGCAATGGGCGCCCGGAGTGAAGCCTCAGGACCAAGAAAATAAGGAGAGCGTTG ATTCGAAAACTTCAGAGAGTCCAATGGAAGAGCCGGGCAAGAGATGCATTTGTGCAAGGTGTCTGCAGCCTGTTGCTGAAGATCGCATCAGCATTGGTGATCAAAGCTTCCACTCGCATTGTGCTCGATGCT ATTTTTGTCGCTCGATACCGAAatcgaatttaaaaatctattacgGCCAAGTGTTTTGTGAAGATTGCTTCCACCGCCACGTGATGAGCAGGAATCGCGACAACCCCTCggaattttttaagaattgcTTCGAACAATGGCAAAATAACCCGCAGTTTGCTGAAAATATGAGGGAGTTTATGTGTGGAAATCGGGAGCAATCGCCGCTGGTATTTATGATGCAAGATCAACACCCGCCCTTCTGCAGGTGCGGTACGGGCCCCCAAGAATGGTTCCAGCCTAGTGAACCAAAAAAGT CGCAAAGATCCATCGCTGGAGACTCTACTTGGGATCTATCTTTTGAAAACCGCACAGAAGTTTCTGATGTTCCTGAATCGATAGATGATTTAGCGAACCCTGAAAATTGTTCTGTTACGGCAGCAGAAAAAATCGAAAAGctcacaaaatatttacacgaACGGCAAGAAATTGAAGataaaatagagaaaaaatggaaaaactTTGAATTAGATAATGTTTCAATCCTATCTAAAGATTCATTTAAGTATTGGCGGGATATCCAGGAGACCAAAGTGAAACGAAATGAGCTGGAATGTCCTAAATGTTTGTGGCAGTGTGGTCCTATTTATGTAAGCACTGAATATTTGCAAAAGAAGCAAATTATTTGCGAAGAATaa
- the LOC119838235 gene encoding uncharacterized protein LOC119838235 produces the protein MYGKKAPSTYRSTPSVYSHYTGKSSTNLRSSKSVKSLRVPWYQKPILHDAFLLDLQRGSLLTGFFSVFIAIFTFAQSIFDLYCLGMAAPGSVHYGYYVMSYQFVYVGSAPVRNVLIVFALFSWIGSVAVLVTSILLIIALRKEYEKKIVPWLYTFGVFILFRFVAFLFAAIVNDMIFAYNVLMCLCWIVLCACGVYGWLLVYSLYLELSDLTKLEDLAHLRMGTMASLNASLAGSRPTTPHSTVSTMPASQM, from the exons ATGTACGGAAAGAAAGCACCATCAACGTACCGATCGACACCTTCAGTATACTCGCATTATACTGGAAA GTCATCCACGAACCTCCGTTCGTCAAAGTCGGTTAAATCACTCCGAGTACCATGGTATCAGAAGCCAATCCTTCATGATGCTTTTTTGTTGGACTTACAAAGAGGCTCGCTTCTTACTGGCTTTTTTTCTGTG tTTATTGCCATATTTACGTTTGCCCAAAGCATTTTTGATCTATACTGCCTCGGCATGGCGGCACCAGGCTCTGTGCATTATGGATATTATGTGATGAGTTATCAGTTTGTCTATGTTGGCAGCGCTCCTG tgcGTAACGTTTTAATAGTGTTTGCTCTGTTTTCCTGGATCGGATCCGTCGCTGTGCTCGTTACAAGCATATTGCTTATCATTGCTCTGCGGAAG GAATACGAGAAGAAGATCGTGCCGTGGCTGTACACGTTCGGCGTGTTCATCTTGTTCCGGTTCGTCGCATTCCTGTTCGCGGCCATCGTCAACGACATGATATTCGCGTACAACGTGCTGATGTGCCTGTGCTGGATCGTGCTCTGCGCGTGCGGCGTGTACGGCTGGCTGCTGGTGTACAGCCTGTACCTGGAGCTGAGCGATCTGACGAAGCTGGAGGATTTGGCGCATTTGCGG ATGGGTACGATGGCGTCGCTGAACGCGTCGCTAGCGGGGTCCCGCCCCACCACGCCGCACTCCACCGTGTCCACGATGCCCGCCTCGCAGATGTGA